One bacterium DNA segment encodes these proteins:
- a CDS encoding OmpA family protein encodes MRPGTWKALLCIGALCLASLMSGCAGMEFAPKNAIWYYHQELPAADRAVEAARSAGKDKECPGDFQAAEKMKNDAYEIYWSCRTQEGIAKANEATAKAKGLCPMKAEAPAPPPPPPPPEPPPPPPPPPPPPAAPSVSLSANPPAVEQGKCSTLNWSSENASSASIDPGVGAVMPSGSREVCPGDTTQYTITARGEGGSKTATTTVTVNPPPPPPPPPTVVDRLTLHINFDTAKSDIRKADLPELEKAVAFVKKYPDSKVSVEGYTDSRGGDKYNLGLSERRAQAVKKYLVDKGENADRIASAGKGKANPIGDNKTEKGRFENRRVEILILSE; translated from the coding sequence ATGAGACCCGGGACGTGGAAGGCATTGTTGTGCATCGGCGCCTTGTGCCTGGCATCGCTGATGTCGGGCTGCGCCGGGATGGAGTTCGCACCGAAAAATGCGATCTGGTACTACCACCAGGAGCTGCCCGCCGCGGACCGTGCGGTGGAGGCGGCGAGATCGGCCGGGAAGGACAAGGAGTGCCCCGGGGATTTCCAGGCCGCCGAGAAGATGAAGAACGACGCCTACGAGATCTACTGGTCGTGCCGCACCCAGGAGGGGATCGCGAAGGCCAATGAGGCCACGGCCAAGGCGAAAGGCCTTTGCCCGATGAAGGCGGAAGCTCCCGCGCCTCCTCCTCCGCCACCCCCGCCGGAACCTCCTCCTCCTCCGCCGCCCCCGCCGCCTCCTCCGGCGGCGCCCTCCGTTTCCCTTTCGGCGAATCCGCCCGCCGTGGAACAGGGAAAATGCTCGACCCTGAACTGGTCCTCGGAGAACGCCTCCTCGGCGTCGATCGATCCGGGGGTTGGAGCGGTGATGCCGAGCGGCTCGCGGGAGGTGTGCCCGGGAGACACGACGCAGTACACGATCACGGCGAGGGGAGAGGGCGGTTCCAAAACCGCGACGACGACCGTCACCGTGAATCCCCCTCCGCCGCCCCCCCCGCCTCCAACGGTGGTCGATCGCCTGACGCTGCACATCAACTTTGACACGGCTAAATCCGACATCCGGAAAGCGGATCTCCCGGAGCTGGAGAAAGCGGTCGCGTTCGTGAAGAAGTACCCGGACTCCAAGGTCTCCGTGGAAGGGTACACGGACAGCCGGGGTGGCGACAAATACAACCTGGGCCTTTCCGAACGGAGAGCGCAGGCGGTGAAAAAGTACCTCGTGGACAAGGGCGAGAATGCCGACCGTATCGCGTCGGCGGGAAAAGGGAAGGCCAACCCCATC